In a genomic window of Aeromicrobium panaciterrae:
- a CDS encoding DUF6998 domain-containing protein, giving the protein MTHLSNRDNSGGHQSRTARTAELVDKLHSIVSELESMHPGRKFPLDGHLVGSIGEAAAETLFDLELLPASTSGHDAIATDGRRVEIKATYGTQGVGIRSTSEQHADALVVLRLSRDPRIGHEIVFNGPFRIASDVAGKMQSNGQARVSLSRLRSLNAAVPQADRVPFRSA; this is encoded by the coding sequence ATGACTCACCTGTCTAATCGAGACAACTCCGGGGGTCATCAATCGAGAACTGCCCGGACAGCTGAACTTGTCGACAAACTGCATTCGATCGTGTCCGAGTTAGAGAGTATGCATCCGGGAAGGAAATTTCCCTTGGACGGACACCTTGTCGGGTCGATTGGCGAGGCGGCGGCAGAAACACTTTTCGATCTCGAACTTCTGCCAGCTTCTACGTCTGGCCATGATGCAATCGCGACCGACGGGCGCCGTGTGGAAATCAAGGCGACATACGGGACGCAGGGTGTTGGGATCCGCAGCACTTCGGAGCAACACGCGGATGCTCTGGTGGTTCTCCGATTGTCGCGGGACCCGCGAATCGGTCACGAGATCGTCTTCAACGGACCCTTTCGGATCGCATCGGACGTCGCCGGCAAGATGCAAAGCAACGGTCAAGCTCGGGTGAGCTTGAGCCGTCTCCGATCGTTAAACGCGGCCGTCCCACAGGCAGATCGCGTCCCATTCCGCAGCGCCTAG